From the Lathyrus oleraceus cultivar Zhongwan6 chromosome 4, CAAS_Psat_ZW6_1.0, whole genome shotgun sequence genome, one window contains:
- the LOC127135151 gene encoding uncharacterized protein LOC127135151: protein MDLSRLMVYYLDSLSGDWSKYPSMKKTVDAAILKFRSKKNYRNRKDITWVRVQCPQQNNSVDCGFFVLRFMRDIIALNRIDIPKMYFEEYKSYSRAHLDEMKDELCQFIVDQRII from the exons atggatctttcgagactaatggtgtattatctcgattcgttatcgggtgattggagtaaatatccgagtatgaagaagacggttgacgc ggcaatactaaaatttagatcgaaaaagaattaccgtaataggaaggacattacctgggtcagagttcag tgtcctcagcaaaacaattcggtcgattgcggattttttgtattgagatttatgagagatatcattgcgttgaatcgtatagacataccaaaaatg tactttgaggaatacaaatcttactcaagagctcatttggatgaaatgaaggatgaattgtgtcaattcattgttgatcaaagaatcatatag